The following nucleotide sequence is from Pseudarthrobacter psychrotolerans.
CCGGGGCGAACGGGTGGATGGAGGCGAACTCCGGCCACGAAATGGCTTCCATCTCCGCGGTGGCGTTCAGCTTCATGGTGCAGGAACCCAGCGGGATCATGGTCCGGTCCAGAGCCAGGTCCCGGTCACTCAGCCTGCGGATGTAACGCAGCAGCTGGGTCTCGGAACGGTGCGTGTTGAACACCGGGTGCTGCAAGTACTCGGAGGTGCGGAGCACCGACTCGGGCAGTTCAAAGCCCTTAGCGTCCACTACCGGACCGGCACCGAAGGCGACGGCGATGGAGGAGAGGACATCCGTCGTCGTGGTTTCATCAGCGGAGACGCCGATGGTGTCCTCGTCGATGTGGCGCAGGTTGATGCCGCGTGCTTCGGCGGCGGCGATGACCTTGGCGGCCTTGCCCGGGACGCGGACCGTGACGGTGTCGAAGAAGGTCTCGGTGACCAGTTCGCGGCCGGCGGCCTTCAGCGTGGTGGCCAGGGTGCGGGCGTTGTGGTGGACCTGCTCGGCGATTGCCTTGAGGCCGTCGGGGCCGTGGTAAACGGCGTAGAAGGAGGAGACGATGGCCAGCAGCGCCTGCGCGGTGCAGATGTTGGACGTGGCCTTCTCGCGGCGGATGTGCTGCTCACGGGTCTGCAGCGCCAGGCGGTACGCGGGGACACCGGCGTCGTCCTTGGACACACCCACCAGGCGGCCGGGCATGGAACGCTCCAGGCCCTTCGCGACCGCCATGTACGCGGCGTGCGGGCCGCCGAAGAACAACGGCACCCCAAAACGCTGGGTGGAGCCGACGGCGATATCCGCGCCCTGCTCGCCCGGAGGGGTGATCAGGGTCAGTGCCAACAGGTCGGCGGCGACCGTGACCAGCGCACCGCGCTCCTTGGCTGCCGCGATAACGGCGGAGTGGTCGAACACGCGGCCGGAGACGCCGGGCTGCTGCAGGACGATGCCGTTGATGACGCCCTCGGGCAGGCCCTTGGACAGGTCAGCGACCTCAACTTCGAAGCCGAGGGCTTCGGCGCGGCCCTTGACGACCGCGATGGTCTGCGGCATGACGTCGGCGTCGAGGACGGTCTTGCCATCGTGGGCGGCTTTGTTCTTGTTGGCGCGGCGCATCATGAGGACGGCTTCGGCGACGGCGGTGGCTTCGTCCAGCAGGGAGGCGTTGGCGATGGGCAGGCCCACGAGGTCCTGGACCATGGTCTGGAAGTTCAGCAAAGCCTCGAGCCGGCCCTGGGAAATCTCGGGCTGGTACGGGGTGTAGGCGGTGTACCAGGCCGGGGCCTCGAGGATGTTCCGGCGGATCACGGCGGGCGTCACGGTGTCGTAGTAGCCCTGGCCGATCATCTGCACAGCCGTCTTGTTCTTGGCTGCGAGCTTCCGCAGCTCGGCAAGGACCTCGACCTCGCTGAGGGCGTCCTTGAGGGCCAGTGGCTTGGCCTGGCGGATGGAGTCGGGGACGGCAACGTCCACGAGGCCGTCAACGCTGTCATAGCCAACGGCCTTGAGCATAGTGTCAATATCGGCCTGGCGGCGCGCACCAATATGCCGGTCGGCAAAGGTGGAAGGGGACGACTGGACTGTCATGAAGGAACTCCATAATTCAGGTGGCGCGCTGGGTACGCCACATTGATTCGGGTTCCTCCCCGCTCTGTATTGGACCTGAGAGTTTCCGCGCCAACCTGCTTTTACAGGGTGGCGCTTGCACCGTCGGTGAGTCCGTTGCCGGACTACTTTCCAGAGTTGCCTAACCGCGGCGGTACGTGGGCCTGAGAGATTCCCGGAGAGGATTTGCTCCTACGGCGCCTGCTGAACGTACCGGCAGGACTCTCCCGCCGCAGATCAAAAGCATGTGCCACTTCGTCAGTGACACGTCTCACAGAATAGCCGGATTTCAGGTCGCGTGCAAGATTTCCGGTGGCGACGGCGTCGCATCACCATCGATTGCTCCGTACGGGCCCTTTTGGGGAGCCATAAGGGCCCCTACGGGGCACTCGATGGGAAATCCAGTCGAGTGCTCCTTACTTTCAATCTATAGCCCACTGGGGGCTTGCGGCAAGGCCCGGGTGGCGCCGCAGAATTGATGACGTGCCCCTCACTACCAGCGCGTTCAACCTTCCCCACCACCTCATACCGAAGGCCGACCCGGCGCTGATCGGTGGCGACGAGCGGCACTTCGCGGCCATCGCCGAGAGCCTTGAGCAGTCGATTACCGACCTGTCCGACCGCCTCGACGCCGCACGCCGGGCGCCCGGCCGCAGGGGCCAGGAGGCCCTTGAGCGGGACGTGGAAATCCGCCGGCTGACCGCCCGGCTGCGCGCCTTGCGCCGTTTCGGTTTGGACCTCTGCCTCGGACGCATCGTCAGCGCAGACCACCCCATGCCTTTGTACATCGGACGGCTGGGCCTCACGGACAGCGAGGGCGGCCGGCTGCTCATCGACTGGCGCTCCCTGGCGGCTGAGCCGTTCTTCGGGGCAACTTACGCCAACCCCATGGGCCTGGCCAGCCGCCGTCGGTATCGGTGGACCCGCGGCAGAATCAGCGACTACTGGGACGAGGTGTTCACGCCAGACGGGATGGAAGGCCAGGCCGCCCTCGAAGACCTTTCGGCCTTTATCGCCAGCCTCGGCAGCAGCCGCTCCGCCCGGATGCAGGACGTGCTGGGCACCATCCAGGCAGACCAGGACGCCATTATCCGTGCGTCATCCCGCGGCGCCCTTGTGGTCGACGGCGGTCCGGGCACGGGGAAAACAGTAGTCGCCCTGCACCGTTCCGCCTACCTCCTCTATTCCGACCCCCGCATTGGCGTCCGCGGGAGCCAGCACAACAGAGGTGTGCTGTACATCGGCCCGCACCGGCCGTACCTGGCCTACGTGGCCGACGTTCTGCCCAGCCTCGGCGAGGAGGGCGTGCGGACGTGCACCCTGCGGGACCTCGTTCCCGAGGGAGCCGCAGCAGCGATCGAATCCGACCCGGAGGTGGCCTTCCTGAAGTCGTCCGCGGACATGGTGAAGGCGATCGAGCCGGCCGTCAGGTTCTACGAGCGGCCGCCCACCGAGGGGATGGACGTCGAGACGCCCTACGCCGACATCTGGCTCAGCGCCGAGGAGTGGTCCGAGGCGTTCGACTCCCCCGCTCCCGGCACGCCGCACAACGAGGCGCGCGACGAGGTCTGGGAGGAGCTGCTCACCATCCTGGAGGACAAGCACGACGGCGGCGACCTCCCCGAGGGCGTGCTGCGCCGGGCGCTGGCGCGGAACCCGGAGCTGGTTGAGGTGTTCAGCAGGGCGTGGCCGCTGCTCAACTACGCCGCGCTGGTGGGCGACCTATGGCGCGTACCCGCCTACCTGCGCTTGTGCGCCCCCCGGCTCGGTCCGGAGGAGGTGCAGAAGCTCCAGCGCGTGGACCCCCAGGCCTGGACCACGTCAGACCTGCCGCTCCTGGACGCGGCTCGGCAACGGCTCGGCGACCCCGAGGCCTCACGGCGCAAGCGCCGGCAGGTCGCCGCCCTGGCCGCAGAGAAGGAGCTGATGGACCGGGTGGTGGATGACCTGATTGCAGCCGACGACTCCGAACTGCTGGTGATGTCGATGCTGCGCGGGCAGGACCTCCAGGAGAAG
It contains:
- the helR gene encoding RNA polymerase recycling motor ATPase HelR — its product is MPLTTSAFNLPHHLIPKADPALIGGDERHFAAIAESLEQSITDLSDRLDAARRAPGRRGQEALERDVEIRRLTARLRALRRFGLDLCLGRIVSADHPMPLYIGRLGLTDSEGGRLLIDWRSLAAEPFFGATYANPMGLASRRRYRWTRGRISDYWDEVFTPDGMEGQAALEDLSAFIASLGSSRSARMQDVLGTIQADQDAIIRASSRGALVVDGGPGTGKTVVALHRSAYLLYSDPRIGVRGSQHNRGVLYIGPHRPYLAYVADVLPSLGEEGVRTCTLRDLVPEGAAAAIESDPEVAFLKSSADMVKAIEPAVRFYERPPTEGMDVETPYADIWLSAEEWSEAFDSPAPGTPHNEARDEVWEELLTILEDKHDGGDLPEGVLRRALARNPELVEVFSRAWPLLNYAALVGDLWRVPAYLRLCAPRLGPEEVQKLQRVDPQAWTTSDLPLLDAARQRLGDPEASRRKRRQVAALAAEKELMDRVVDDLIAADDSELLVMSMLRGQDLQEKLVDEDALPTADPDVLAGPFAHVVVDEAQELTDAEWQMLLLRCPSRSFTVVGDRAQARHGFAESWQERLERVGMPNVNLAGLSINYRTPEEVMVEAEPVIRAALPDANVPTSIRSSGIPVDHGATSELGSVLDTWLAEHDAGTACVIGSTDAGRSSVPATSRVRWLTPELVKGLEFDLVVLVDPEGFGAGIEGAVDRYVAMTRATRQLVILTSP